The following proteins are encoded in a genomic region of Triticum dicoccoides isolate Atlit2015 ecotype Zavitan chromosome 1B, WEW_v2.0, whole genome shotgun sequence:
- the LOC119349487 gene encoding histone H2B.2-like, with product MAPKADKKPAAESKVEKAAEKIPAGKKPKAEKRLPAGKTAAKEGEAKTRGRKKGSKAKKSVETYKIYIFKVLKQVHPDIGISSKAMSIMNSFINDIFEKLAGESAKLARYNKKPTITSREIQTSVRLVLPGELAKHAVSEGTKAVTKFTSS from the coding sequence atggCCCCCAAGGCGGACAAGAAGCCGGCCGCGGAGAGCAAGGTGGAGAAGGCGGCGGAGAAGATCCCCGCGGGCAAGAAGCCCAAGGCCGAGAAGCGGCTGCCGGCGGGCAAGACGGCGGCCAAGGAGGGCGAGGCGAAGACGAGGGGCCGGAAGAAGGGCAGCAAGGCCAAGAAGAGCGTGGAGACGTACAAGATCTACATCTtcaaggtgctgaagcaggtgcacCCGGACATCGGCATCTCCTCCAAGGCCATGTCcatcatgaactccttcatcaacgACATCTTCGAGAAGCTCGCCGGGGAGTCGGCCAAGCTCGCGCGCTACAACAAGAAGCCCACCATCACGTCCAGGGAGATCCAGACCTCCGTCCGCCTCGTCCTCCCCGGCGAGCTCGCCAAGCACGCCGTCTCCGAGGGCACCAAGGCCGTCACCAAGTTCACCTCCTCCTAG
- the LOC119311644 gene encoding uncharacterized protein LOC119311644 yields the protein MNLKHLPSTHVVPAPCHYHHRFGQGDEMRMKHRPEASPSADETLHDVVPPGRVRAVRAAAKAAVPSLADARWIKNKSPPALFPSTVMSSRFGRKLLDDLRQIAIAICAFFLHRSLVGHVCRFQDVNQQVCNLPADSSAMFGKPMPPRKRPRAALGL from the exons ATGAATTTGAAGCACCTGCCGTCGACACACGTCGTACCGGCCCCATGTCATTACCACCATCGTTTTGGACAGGGCGATGAAATGCGGATGAAGCATCGACCCGAAGCTTCCCCGAGCGCCGATGAAACACTACACGACGTTGTGCCTCCAGGTCGTGTACGCGCTGTGCGGGCTGCGGCCAAAGCTGCGGTGCCATCTCTGGCCGATGCCCGCTGGATCAAGAACAAGTCCCCCCCTGCTTTGTTTCCTTCGACAGTGATGAGTAGCAG ATTCGGCCGCAAGCTACTTGACGATTTGCGGCAGATTGCAATTGCTATTTGTGCTTTCTTCCTGCATAGGTCACTTGTTGGTCACGTTTGTAG GTTTCAAGATGTCAACCAGCAGGTTTGCAACCTCCCTGCGGACTCTTCAGCAATGTTCGGAAAACCAATGCCTCCTAGAAAGCGGCCAAGAGCCGCCCTTGGTCTCTAA